Proteins co-encoded in one Elusimicrobiota bacterium genomic window:
- a CDS encoding UDP-glucose/GDP-mannose dehydrogenase family protein — protein sequence MKKKSGVITKKVCVIGTGYVGLVTGTCLAEIGHKVICVDNNAGKIKLLKAGRMPIYESGLRELVLKNVKSKRLGFSYSISDSVKKSDIIFIAVGTPTRDDGSSDLTQVERVASEIARNVNGYKIVVEKSTVPVETGGWVKKTVQRNNRSKWQVDVVSNPEFLREGSAVHDFLNPDRIVLGVETAKAEKELQELYAPLKAKMLVTDIKSAEIIKHASNSFLATKISFINAVANVCERAGADIEKVSEGMGLDKRIGPAFLKAGCGFGGFCFPKDLRAFGWISNKLGYDFALLKEVDKVNQLQKE from the coding sequence ATGAAGAAAAAAAGTGGAGTAATAACAAAAAAGGTTTGTGTCATAGGTACCGGTTATGTCGGGCTGGTGACCGGTACGTGTTTAGCTGAGATCGGGCATAAAGTTATTTGTGTGGATAATAATGCCGGGAAGATTAAGCTGCTGAAGGCCGGGAGGATGCCGATATATGAATCCGGGTTACGCGAACTTGTGCTAAAAAATGTTAAGTCTAAGAGATTAGGGTTTTCTTATAGTATAAGTGATAGCGTTAAGAAGTCGGACATAATATTTATTGCAGTTGGTACGCCAACCCGTGACGACGGGTCATCGGATTTAACACAGGTGGAACGTGTTGCTTCAGAGATTGCGCGTAATGTTAACGGTTATAAAATAGTGGTAGAAAAATCTACGGTACCCGTAGAAACCGGTGGGTGGGTAAAGAAAACTGTGCAGCGGAATAACCGTTCTAAATGGCAGGTGGATGTCGTGTCAAATCCGGAATTCCTTAGGGAAGGGTCGGCGGTACATGATTTTCTTAACCCTGACCGTATAGTTCTTGGTGTGGAGACTGCAAAGGCGGAGAAAGAACTTCAGGAACTTTATGCGCCGTTGAAGGCAAAAATGTTGGTTACTGACATAAAAAGTGCGGAGATTATCAAACACGCGTCAAATTCGTTTCTCGCGACTAAGATTTCGTTTATCAATGCTGTAGCGAATGTGTGTGAACGCGCAGGGGCGGATATCGAAAAGGTTTCTGAAGGTATGGGTTTGGATAAGCGTATAGGCCCTGCGTTTCTTAAAGCCGGGTGCGGGTTCGGCGGGTTTTGTTTCCCCAAAGATTTGCGCGCGTTCGGGTGGATCTCAAACAAGCTTGGGTATGATTTCGCATTGCTAAAGGAAGTTGATAAGGTTAATCAATTACAAAAAGAGTT